A portion of the Chloroflexaceae bacterium genome contains these proteins:
- a CDS encoding lysophospholipase, which translates to MRLSCLNALGVWLGVFEGLASVAGLRGLSWSGGVGAPFLALSGLAGRPGPRALALTLLPGLALQAGLATLRRRRLDPKRALLPGAHPGYNVTRLDVPAAHGPVPALHIVPSAGARGAVCVAHGSGCDKTFYAWRLVEELTGQGLATLLIDLDGHGESPRPQSFPEIIESVAGPARWLRERYPRVGLLGMSLGGAVTARAVAEGAPCDALALWATPPRLRMSMQEYRRAQIVEALRLARPQLLHLFRDGSPYHVARAWQTSGIRARIGTWDLFDALDAQGSLRRIAARAERPPLLLIYAGRDAVLPAGAAEAMRAATAGWGEFHVVRGASHVSLAIELETLRRTGAWFAARLA; encoded by the coding sequence ATGCGCTTATCCTGCCTGAATGCGCTGGGAGTATGGTTGGGAGTCTTCGAAGGGCTGGCAAGCGTAGCCGGCCTGCGGGGACTGAGCTGGAGCGGCGGCGTCGGGGCGCCATTCCTGGCGCTGTCGGGGCTTGCCGGGCGACCGGGACCTCGGGCGCTCGCGCTCACCCTCCTGCCAGGATTGGCCCTCCAGGCGGGCCTGGCGACACTGCGGCGGCGGCGGCTCGATCCGAAACGCGCCCTGCTGCCCGGAGCGCATCCCGGCTACAACGTAACGCGCCTGGATGTGCCGGCGGCTCACGGGCCGGTGCCAGCGTTGCACATCGTGCCTTCGGCGGGCGCCAGGGGGGCGGTGTGCGTCGCCCATGGCTCGGGCTGTGACAAGACTTTCTATGCGTGGCGGCTGGTCGAGGAGTTGACCGGGCAGGGGCTGGCGACGTTGCTGATTGACCTGGACGGCCACGGTGAAAGTCCGCGCCCGCAGTCCTTCCCGGAGATCATCGAGAGCGTGGCGGGACCGGCGCGCTGGCTGCGGGAGCGGTACCCGCGCGTGGGGTTGCTGGGCATGAGCCTCGGCGGGGCGGTGACGGCGCGCGCGGTGGCCGAGGGCGCGCCGTGCGACGCACTGGCCCTCTGGGCGACGCCGCCGCGTTTGCGGATGAGCATGCAGGAATATCGGCGCGCGCAGATCGTTGAGGCCCTGCGCCTGGCGCGACCGCAACTGTTGCACCTCTTCCGCGACGGCTCGCCCTACCACGTCGCGCGCGCCTGGCAAACCAGCGGCATCCGCGCGCGCATCGGCACCTGGGACCTCTTCGACGCTCTCGACGCGCAGGGAAGTCTGCGTCGCATCGCGGCGCGAGCAGAGCGCCCGCCGCTGCTGCTGATCTACGCCGGGCGCGATGCGGTGCTCCCGGCGGGCGCCGCCGAAGCGATGCGCGCGGCCACGGCGGGATGGGGCGAGTTCCATGTGGTACGCGGAGCCAGTCACGTCTCGCTGGCGATTGAACTGGAGACCCTCCGGCGCACTGGGGCGTGGTTTGCCGCGCGGCTGGCGTAG
- a CDS encoding class I SAM-dependent methyltransferase gives MIEPTPTTDLASLERAIDPWLRHMAWRRDFDRWRERRINQERYQEERLTMLVQVAGPLEGLRLLDLGAGMGGFAVAAALRGAEVTACEYNPAYCRIIELRAARHGLHLPVVNAAGEALPLPDAAFDALTAWDVLEHVRDPRAVLGEMWRVLRPGGHALITAINRRAWVDPHYHLRGVNWLPRPLAEAIIAARGRSKAGAAFRDMQRLSEMHYFHYPELVRLCATFGFRVRDLREEQLRAGRLVSRRASRRAVRAVLRRMGLEAAAYRAQRRWYVGMFELVLTRVGA, from the coding sequence GTGATCGAACCAACCCCTACAACCGACCTGGCCTCCCTTGAACGGGCGATTGACCCCTGGCTGCGCCACATGGCCTGGCGGCGCGATTTCGACCGCTGGCGCGAGCGGCGCATCAACCAGGAGCGTTACCAGGAGGAGCGCCTGACCATGCTCGTCCAGGTCGCCGGGCCGCTCGAGGGGCTGCGCCTGCTCGACCTGGGGGCGGGCATGGGCGGCTTCGCGGTGGCGGCGGCGCTGCGGGGCGCGGAAGTGACGGCCTGCGAGTACAACCCGGCCTACTGCCGCATCATCGAGCTGCGCGCGGCGCGCCACGGGCTGCACCTGCCGGTGGTCAATGCCGCGGGCGAGGCCCTGCCCCTGCCCGATGCCGCGTTTGACGCGCTGACGGCCTGGGACGTGCTGGAGCATGTGCGCGACCCGCGGGCGGTGCTGGGGGAGATGTGGCGGGTGTTGCGGCCCGGCGGCCACGCCCTGATCACCGCGATCAACCGGCGGGCCTGGGTGGACCCCCACTACCACCTCCGGGGCGTCAACTGGCTGCCCCGCCCACTGGCCGAGGCGATCATCGCCGCGCGGGGGCGCAGCAAGGCCGGGGCGGCCTTCCGCGATATGCAGCGTCTCAGCGAGATGCACTACTTTCACTACCCCGAACTGGTGCGGCTCTGCGCGACATTCGGCTTCCGCGTGCGCGATCTGCGTGAGGAGCAGTTGCGCGCCGGGCGTCTGGTGAGCCGCAGGGCCAGCCGGCGGGCCGTGCGCGCCGTTCTGCGGCGCATGGGCCTGGAGGCGGCGGCCTACCGCGCCCAGCGCCGCTGGTACGTGGGAATGTTCGAACTGGTGCTGACCAGGGTGGGCGCATGA
- a CDS encoding DUF2079 domain-containing protein, which translates to MLRDQTLPVAARTSVLPAWLGPRRALAALLLAFSALIIGAGSYKYAYWGHGFDMVDFHMPIWGTLQGRFLLVSRYNFTDTFMGLDVALGFLPAIPFYALVPSAYTLVVVQTLLLASAAIPVYLIARDRLGHPWAGVGFAALYLLYPTTQFMAMAAPFQPRIPGLAALFWAFWFLEQRRLWPCLALLGLAMLSRTDAALVVTAFGIYAALRRLPWAYSVVPVIVSLVYFYVAITYITPRFYSPEFQPVRVEVPFDLNRDYNEMWPCGVSPQACYYLHLGGSLPAIVKNILTHPVEVFLFMIQPPKLVYLALMCAGLLFLPLFAPRELLLAAPILAINLLSNRVYQYVITEQYQILAIPGMVIAAIYGAAWLWERTRGRLANPFWAGAVALAALVALVALVNLPLKNPVISALRNPERPERVALMERMKAMIPPDAVVAATSFLAPHLLPREAIYFIPGGKMHHQVDEAEYAFIDLRASGLRAEAARGNDIVARLRADPAWTVVHEEDDLLLLRKK; encoded by the coding sequence ATGCTACGCGACCAGACTCTTCCCGTCGCAGCGCGCACCTCGGTTCTACCGGCGTGGCTCGGCCCCCGGCGGGCGCTGGCAGCGCTGCTGCTGGCGTTCAGCGCGCTAATCATTGGCGCGGGGTCCTACAAGTACGCTTACTGGGGTCACGGCTTCGACATGGTGGACTTTCACATGCCGATCTGGGGCACGCTCCAGGGGCGTTTTCTGCTAGTCTCGCGCTACAATTTTACCGATACGTTCATGGGGCTGGATGTGGCCCTGGGCTTTCTCCCGGCCATCCCGTTTTACGCCCTGGTCCCCTCGGCCTACACCCTGGTGGTGGTGCAGACGCTGCTGCTGGCCTCGGCGGCCATCCCGGTCTACCTGATCGCCCGTGACCGGCTGGGGCATCCCTGGGCCGGGGTGGGTTTCGCGGCGCTCTACCTGCTCTACCCCACGACGCAGTTCATGGCCATGGCCGCGCCGTTCCAGCCGCGCATCCCCGGGCTGGCCGCCTTGTTCTGGGCCTTCTGGTTCCTGGAGCAGCGGCGGCTCTGGCCCTGCCTGGCGCTGCTGGGCCTGGCCATGCTCTCGCGCACTGACGCGGCGCTCGTAGTGACCGCCTTCGGGATCTACGCCGCCTTGCGACGCCTGCCCTGGGCCTACAGCGTCGTGCCGGTGATTGTCAGCCTGGTCTACTTCTACGTGGCGATCACCTACATCACGCCGCGCTTCTACAGCCCGGAGTTCCAGCCGGTACGGGTCGAGGTTCCCTTTGACCTGAACCGCGATTACAACGAGATGTGGCCCTGCGGGGTCAGCCCGCAGGCCTGTTACTACCTGCACCTGGGCGGCAGCCTGCCGGCGATTGTGAAGAACATCCTGACCCACCCGGTCGAGGTCTTCCTGTTCATGATCCAGCCGCCGAAGCTGGTCTACCTGGCGCTAATGTGTGCCGGGCTGCTCTTCCTGCCGCTGTTCGCCCCGCGCGAACTGCTGCTGGCCGCGCCGATCCTGGCGATCAACCTGCTCTCCAACCGGGTCTATCAGTACGTGATCACCGAGCAGTACCAGATTCTGGCCATTCCGGGCATGGTGATCGCGGCGATCTACGGGGCGGCGTGGCTGTGGGAGCGCACCCGTGGGCGCCTGGCCAATCCGTTCTGGGCGGGGGCGGTCGCCCTGGCGGCTCTGGTCGCGCTGGTGGCGCTGGTGAACCTGCCGCTGAAGAACCCGGTCATTTCGGCCCTGCGCAACCCGGAGCGCCCGGAGCGGGTGGCGCTGATGGAGCGGATGAAGGCTATGATCCCTCCCGATGCAGTTGTGGCGGCAACGTCGTTCCTGGCCCCCCATCTGCTGCCGCGCGAGGCGATCTACTTCATCCCCGGCGGCAAGATGCACCACCAGGTGGACGAGGCCGAGTACGCCTTCATTGACCTGCGGGCCAGCGGCCTGCGCGCCGAAGCCGCGCGGGGCAACGACATCGTAGCGCGCCTGCGCGCCGATCCGGCGTGGACGGTGGTGCATGAGGAGGATGATCTGCTGTTGTTGAGGAAGAAGTGA
- a CDS encoding nucleotidyltransferase domain-containing protein has protein sequence MIVLAEVVRRLGDAYQPEQIFLFGSRARGDVKPDGDYDVMVIVNDNAPPERRSSRLAYQALRGAGTAVDVLVWTRKMLDERLHLPASLPATIVREGKLIYARRSDTPDS, from the coding sequence ATGATCGTGCTTGCGGAGGTAGTGCGACGCCTTGGAGATGCCTATCAGCCAGAGCAGATCTTTCTCTTTGGATCACGGGCGCGTGGTGATGTGAAACCGGACGGTGATTATGATGTGATGGTGATTGTAAACGATAATGCGCCGCCTGAGCGCCGTAGCAGCCGCCTGGCATATCAAGCCCTTCGCGGCGCCGGAACAGCCGTAGATGTCCTGGTTTGGACGCGGAAGATGCTTGATGAACGTCTCCATCTGCCCGCGTCGCTTCCTGCAACAATTGTGCGCGAAGGAAAATTGATCTATGCAAGACGATCCGATACTCCTGATTCGTGA
- a CDS encoding PAS domain S-box protein — protein sequence MSLRTRRRATPRHTLQRLRHTSRLYAVLSHVGEAVFHASGRDELFGMVCRIAVEQGAFPLVWVGIADPVTGEVRPVAAAGPAAAYLTEVRITVRPEPEGQGPTGTAIREGRPVINNDFTATPYTRPWHGAARRFELRASAAFPLVVHGEALGALNLYASRPGFFDVHEVALLERVAGAIAFALEKLADEEQRRLAEQALRESEARYRRLTEQATDLIYRIRLRPSSAFEYVNSAAATLTGYTPEDHYADPELGLKLVHPDDRPLLLRLTQDLALLAEPIELRWIRRDGSLLWVEQRNVPILDDAGNLVAIEGIARDITDRKLAEQALREERALLEARVAERTRELQLERDRTRAILESLGEAVMVFDTDGNLTYLNPAAARLTGANPEAPGRWWDQQPGEGKLLLAELRAAARNRRAWQGELPFRRADGALYDAAVTVTPLFAPDDFEQVIGFVSVHRDITALKNAERMKDQFVSNVSHELRSPTSLITMLAGNLEMLYHRLDDARRLEVIGEIRKHARHLSDLIGGVLEISRIDSDQIATDRQALNIAELVLQEVSHLAPIAGRKTLRLDADVPERLPVTGHAGQIRQVLRNLLTNAIKYTPDGGRITVTGRAFSGPASGNETCWPGAARLPEGRWAAIAVTDTGIGIGAEDLPHIFERFYRVRSQSEIPGTGLGLPIAAELVRRHGGILEVSSTLGQGSTFAVYLPMTEAA from the coding sequence ATGTCTCTTCGCACCCGCCGGCGCGCGACGCCGCGACATACGTTGCAACGCCTGCGCCATACCAGCCGGCTTTACGCCGTGTTGAGCCACGTTGGCGAGGCGGTGTTCCACGCCTCTGGACGGGACGAGTTGTTTGGGATGGTCTGCCGGATTGCCGTTGAGCAGGGCGCCTTTCCGCTGGTCTGGGTTGGGATAGCCGACCCGGTCACGGGAGAGGTCAGACCGGTAGCCGCCGCCGGTCCAGCCGCGGCCTACCTCACCGAGGTCAGGATTACCGTTCGCCCCGAACCGGAAGGACAGGGACCGACGGGAACGGCGATTCGCGAGGGGCGTCCGGTCATCAACAATGATTTTACTGCCACGCCTTACACCCGGCCCTGGCACGGCGCGGCCCGCCGCTTCGAGTTGCGGGCCTCGGCGGCTTTTCCTCTGGTGGTCCACGGTGAGGCGCTGGGCGCCCTCAATCTCTACGCCAGCCGGCCCGGATTCTTCGATGTTCACGAGGTGGCCCTGCTGGAGCGGGTCGCCGGCGCGATCGCCTTTGCTCTGGAAAAACTTGCCGACGAGGAGCAGCGTCGGCTGGCCGAGCAGGCCCTGCGCGAGAGTGAGGCTCGCTATCGCCGGCTAACCGAGCAAGCCACCGATCTGATCTATCGCATTCGTCTGCGCCCCTCCTCCGCCTTCGAGTACGTCAACTCCGCCGCCGCCACCCTCACCGGCTACACGCCCGAGGATCACTACGCCGACCCCGAGCTGGGCCTGAAGCTGGTGCATCCCGATGATCGGCCGCTCCTCCTGCGTCTCACACAGGATCTGGCGCTGCTGGCCGAGCCGATCGAGTTGCGCTGGATCCGCCGTGATGGCAGCCTGCTCTGGGTTGAACAGCGCAATGTACCGATCCTCGATGATGCGGGCAATCTGGTGGCGATCGAAGGCATCGCGCGTGACATTACCGACCGCAAACTGGCCGAACAGGCGCTGCGCGAAGAACGCGCCCTGCTCGAAGCCCGGGTTGCCGAACGCACCCGCGAGTTGCAACTGGAGCGCGACCGCACCCGCGCTATCCTCGAGTCGCTGGGCGAGGCGGTGATGGTCTTTGATACCGATGGCAACCTGACCTACCTCAATCCAGCCGCCGCGCGTCTGACCGGCGCGAACCCCGAGGCCCCCGGACGCTGGTGGGACCAGCAGCCGGGTGAGGGCAAGCTACTGCTCGCCGAGTTGCGCGCCGCCGCCCGTAACCGACGCGCCTGGCAGGGCGAGCTGCCCTTCCGGCGCGCCGATGGCGCCCTGTACGACGCCGCGGTCACGGTGACGCCCCTGTTCGCACCCGATGACTTCGAGCAAGTGATCGGCTTCGTTAGCGTGCACCGCGACATCACGGCGCTGAAGAACGCCGAGCGGATGAAGGACCAGTTTGTATCGAATGTCTCACACGAACTGCGTTCGCCCACCTCGCTGATCACCATGCTCGCCGGCAATCTGGAGATGCTCTACCACCGGCTCGACGACGCGCGCCGCCTGGAGGTGATCGGCGAGATCCGCAAACATGCCCGCCACCTGAGCGACCTGATCGGCGGCGTGCTCGAAATCTCGCGGATCGACAGCGATCAGATCGCCACCGACCGCCAGGCGCTCAATATCGCGGAACTGGTCCTGCAGGAAGTGTCGCACCTGGCGCCGATCGCCGGGCGCAAGACGCTGCGCCTGGACGCCGACGTGCCCGAGAGGCTGCCGGTTACTGGCCATGCTGGCCAGATCCGGCAGGTGCTGCGGAACCTGCTCACCAACGCCATCAAGTATACGCCTGATGGCGGGCGCATCACCGTCACGGGACGCGCCTTCAGCGGTCCAGCCTCAGGCAATGAAACCTGCTGGCCGGGCGCCGCCAGGCTGCCGGAGGGCCGCTGGGCGGCTATCGCCGTGACCGACACCGGGATCGGCATCGGCGCTGAGGACCTTCCGCACATCTTCGAGCGTTTCTACCGCGTCCGCTCGCAGAGTGAGATCCCCGGCACCGGCCTCGGCCTGCCCATCGCCGCCGAACTGGTCAGGCGCCACGGGGGCATCCTGGAGGTTAGCTCCACCCTCGGCCAGGGGAGCACCTTCGCCGTCTACCTGCCGATGACGGAGGCAGCATGA
- a CDS encoding glycosyltransferase family 4 protein: protein MHICLYNLTTTTRYGGVESFVWDLARELAARGRQVTIIGGVGPRREHAPGVRVLTFPFVSRRFWQALPPLQRAYAEAKLLERLSLAVAALPELARGGYDVIHIQKPYDLGPALLARRLGGARVILGCHGEDFYPGDTLLASRVDAAVSCSRFNAATVARRYGFAPRVVFNGIDTDLFSPGPADPAWRAAAGADPRTPLLLFVGRLQPWKGVETAIRALAHVPGARFAIAGDGEARPRLERLAADMGLAERVRFLGMVERQVLPRLYRSADLLVATSHASETFGIGLVEAQACGLPVVASRFGGFPEVVDESRTGLLVPPRDPLALAEALNALLADPERRAAMAAAAPAWAAQFAWSAVADRIESVYDEVARGASRHGELWTRC from the coding sequence ATGCACATTTGCCTCTACAATCTCACCACCACCACCCGCTACGGCGGCGTCGAGAGCTTCGTGTGGGATCTGGCGCGCGAGCTGGCCGCCCGGGGCCGCCAGGTGACAATCATCGGCGGGGTGGGGCCGCGGCGCGAGCATGCCCCCGGCGTGCGCGTGCTGACCTTTCCCTTCGTCTCGCGACGCTTCTGGCAGGCGCTGCCGCCGCTGCAGCGGGCCTACGCCGAGGCCAAGCTGCTCGAACGGCTCAGCCTGGCCGTCGCCGCGCTGCCCGAACTGGCCCGCGGGGGCTACGACGTTATTCATATTCAGAAGCCCTACGACCTGGGGCCGGCGCTCCTGGCCCGGCGCCTCGGCGGGGCCAGGGTGATCCTTGGCTGCCACGGCGAAGATTTCTACCCCGGCGACACCCTCCTCGCCTCCCGCGTGGATGCCGCCGTGTCGTGCTCGCGCTTTAATGCCGCGACTGTCGCCCGGCGCTACGGCTTCGCGCCCCGGGTCGTTTTCAACGGCATTGACACCGATCTCTTCAGCCCTGGCCCGGCCGATCCGGCCTGGCGCGCGGCCGCTGGCGCTGACCCGCGGACGCCGCTCCTGCTCTTCGTCGGGCGCCTGCAACCCTGGAAGGGCGTCGAGACGGCCATCCGCGCCCTGGCTCACGTGCCCGGGGCGCGGTTCGCCATTGCCGGCGACGGCGAGGCCCGCCCGCGCCTGGAGCGCCTTGCTGCCGATATGGGTCTGGCAGAGCGGGTGCGCTTTCTGGGAATGGTGGAGCGCCAGGTGTTGCCGCGCCTCTACCGCAGCGCTGATCTGCTGGTGGCCACCAGCCACGCCAGCGAGACCTTCGGCATCGGGCTGGTTGAGGCCCAGGCGTGCGGCCTGCCCGTGGTGGCCTCGCGCTTCGGCGGTTTCCCCGAGGTGGTTGACGAGAGCCGCACCGGCCTGCTCGTCCCCCCCCGTGATCCACTGGCCCTGGCCGAAGCGCTGAACGCTCTGCTCGCCGACCCGGAGCGCCGCGCCGCCATGGCTGCCGCCGCGCCCGCCTGGGCGGCGCAATTCGCCTGGTCTGCGGTGGCGGATCGCATCGAGTCGGTGTACGATGAAGTGGCGCGCGGAGCGAGCCGCCATGGCGAACTGTGGACGCGCTGCTGA
- a CDS encoding glycosyltransferase family 4 protein, with protein sequence MRILIVTTYGFDPAFPSRPEQLQARALAARGHAVVAHEYLDPRYPGQSHRHEWLPGNVPVHRAATLGFFAPEALLRLLGADRPEVIHLHHLRNLLGFQTVLAARRLGIPTVLTVHGLLHDGDLVADRERPLEAPLRYRNVLTTPGRLAARLARGAHPRRAARNYLIHAPLLWVDHVVALSRAERNLLARLGLDPLRVSVLPNAVDLRVYEDEPPPVGARPPLVLFIGQLVPRKGFDLLARAMPLVVRAVPEARFVFVSHNRDGELELRRIAAEGGVADRLAIMGPVSEAEKIGLLHEAAVMAAPSRYEGFGIPLIEALAAGAPVVTTDVVAGNEIIAHERTGLLVPYGDVEGLAAAIIRLLSDRTLGACLAAAGRPEAFARYSAETLAVHLEALYDRLIARRELRQVAEEW encoded by the coding sequence ATGCGTATTCTCATCGTTACCACCTACGGCTTCGACCCCGCCTTCCCGAGCCGGCCCGAACAACTCCAGGCCCGGGCGCTGGCGGCCCGCGGGCACGCCGTTGTCGCCCACGAGTACCTCGACCCACGCTACCCCGGCCAGTCCCACCGGCACGAGTGGCTGCCAGGCAACGTGCCGGTGCACCGGGCAGCGACGCTGGGCTTTTTCGCCCCCGAGGCGCTGCTGCGCCTGCTGGGGGCGGATCGACCCGAGGTGATCCACCTGCATCACCTGCGCAACCTGCTCGGCTTCCAGACGGTGCTGGCCGCGCGGCGGCTGGGCATCCCCACTGTGCTCACCGTCCACGGCCTGTTGCACGATGGCGACCTGGTGGCCGACCGCGAGCGGCCCCTGGAAGCGCCGTTGCGCTACCGCAACGTGCTCACCACGCCGGGCCGCCTGGCGGCGCGCCTCGCCCGTGGCGCGCACCCGCGCCGCGCCGCGCGGAACTACCTGATTCACGCGCCGCTGCTGTGGGTGGACCACGTCGTGGCCCTATCGCGCGCCGAACGGAATCTGCTGGCGCGCCTGGGGCTTGACCCGCTGCGCGTCAGCGTGCTGCCCAACGCCGTGGATCTGCGCGTCTACGAGGACGAGCCGCCGCCGGTGGGCGCGCGCCCGCCGCTGGTGCTGTTCATCGGGCAACTGGTGCCACGCAAGGGCTTCGACCTGCTGGCGCGGGCCATGCCCCTGGTGGTCCGCGCTGTGCCGGAGGCGCGCTTCGTCTTCGTAAGCCACAATCGTGACGGCGAGCTCGAGTTGCGCCGCATCGCCGCCGAGGGTGGCGTGGCCGATCGGCTGGCGATCATGGGGCCGGTGAGCGAGGCGGAGAAGATTGGCCTGCTGCACGAGGCCGCAGTGATGGCCGCGCCGAGTCGCTACGAAGGCTTCGGCATCCCCCTGATCGAGGCCCTGGCCGCCGGCGCGCCGGTCGTCACCACCGATGTGGTCGCCGGCAACGAGATCATCGCCCACGAACGCACCGGTTTGCTCGTACCCTATGGCGACGTGGAGGGGCTGGCGGCGGCGATCATCCGCCTGCTGAGCGACCGGACCCTCGGCGCGTGCCTGGCCGCCGCCGGGCGCCCCGAAGCCTTCGCCCGTTACAGCGCCGAGACCCTGGCCGTCCATCTCGAAGCCCTCTATGATCGACTGATTGCTCGGCGGGAGTTGCGGCAGGTGGCCGAAGAGTGGTAG
- a CDS encoding GDSL-type esterase/lipase family protein — protein sequence MAPSHTRTLGRVIVAGTLILLLILTFWTRSAPMRAQARLPASMAAAGDSLTSAVGSGPRYFADNTAYSWATGVSPEVNSLALRLATRNPALSGRVYNLARIGARMGDLPGQMSIVNAIKAEYVAVLVGGNDVCAPTEAAMTPVQTFRQQFDAALARLAEGSPDARVLVLSIPDPTRLVPLFRDNRSAVAIWTLFDVCPTALARPRSDAPEDVARRERVRQRVAEYNQQIAEVCTRYPRCRHDGGAVFNIPLEAADISPYDYFHLSARGQARLAEVAWAVSGF from the coding sequence ATGGCGCCATCACACACCCGAACGCTCGGTCGGGTCATCGTCGCGGGAACCCTGATCCTCCTGCTGATCCTGACATTCTGGACTCGCTCCGCGCCGATGCGGGCCCAGGCGCGGCTGCCCGCTTCCATGGCCGCCGCGGGCGACTCGCTGACCAGCGCGGTGGGCAGCGGGCCGCGCTATTTTGCCGACAATACCGCCTACTCATGGGCCACCGGCGTCAGCCCGGAGGTCAACAGCCTGGCCCTGCGCCTGGCCACGCGCAACCCGGCCCTGAGCGGCAGGGTCTACAACCTGGCGCGCATCGGCGCGCGCATGGGCGATCTGCCAGGGCAGATGAGCATAGTCAACGCCATCAAAGCTGAGTACGTGGCTGTCCTGGTGGGGGGCAACGATGTCTGCGCGCCGACCGAGGCGGCGATGACGCCAGTGCAAACCTTCCGCCAGCAGTTCGACGCCGCCCTGGCCCGCCTGGCCGAAGGCTCTCCGGACGCTCGCGTCCTCGTGTTGAGCATTCCCGATCCGACCCGGCTCGTACCGCTGTTCCGCGATAATCGCTCCGCGGTGGCGATCTGGACTCTCTTCGACGTTTGCCCCACCGCCCTGGCGCGGCCCCGCTCCGACGCGCCAGAGGACGTGGCGCGGCGCGAACGGGTGCGTCAGCGGGTGGCCGAGTACAACCAGCAGATCGCCGAGGTATGCACCCGCTACCCCCGGTGTCGCCACGACGGCGGCGCGGTGTTTAATATACCGCTGGAGGCCGCGGACATCTCTCCCTACGACTACTTCCACCTCTCGGCGCGCGGGCAGGCCCGCCTTGCCGAAGTGGCCTGGGCTGTGTCCGGATTTTAG
- a CDS encoding polysaccharide biosynthesis C-terminal domain-containing protein has translation MLLAEPALVVVGPQYLAAATIVWVLVPCLFLESLLTTAHNALIVYERLGVIIVSRLLILLVVAPLAWLLPPRLGLAGVALAFGLARVAAGLWVTGNGVRLLGLRWPWRFTGRVLAASALLALALLGMRGLLPPLPETVALADRLREAVWLLGLALAGAVTFFVALRLFGGLEEQDRAQLARLRLPLKRWWLRVL, from the coding sequence ATGCTGCTGGCCGAACCGGCCCTGGTGGTGGTGGGGCCGCAGTACCTGGCCGCCGCGACGATTGTGTGGGTGCTGGTTCCATGCCTGTTCCTCGAATCGCTGCTCACCACCGCCCACAATGCCCTGATCGTCTACGAGCGTCTGGGTGTTATCATCGTCTCACGGCTGCTAATCCTGCTGGTGGTGGCGCCGCTGGCCTGGCTGCTGCCGCCGCGCCTCGGCCTGGCGGGAGTGGCCCTGGCCTTCGGCCTGGCGCGGGTGGCCGCCGGGCTGTGGGTGACGGGGAACGGCGTGCGCCTGCTGGGCCTGCGCTGGCCCTGGCGCTTCACCGGGCGGGTGCTGGCGGCCTCGGCGCTCCTGGCCCTGGCGCTGCTGGGCATGCGGGGACTGCTGCCGCCGCTGCCTGAGACGGTTGCCCTGGCCGACCGGTTGCGGGAGGCGGTCTGGCTGCTGGGCCTGGCTCTGGCGGGCGCGGTGACCTTTTTCGTCGCCCTGCGCCTGTTCGGCGGCCTCGAGGAGCAGGACCGCGCCCAGCTCGCCCGCCTGCGCCTGCCGCTGAAACGCTGGTGGCTGAGGGTGTTGTGA